Within Calliopsis andreniformis isolate RMS-2024a chromosome 4, iyCalAndr_principal, whole genome shotgun sequence, the genomic segment CGCGATTAGTTTACAAATAACACGCGAATAAAAACAGTTCCCTCGTGAAGTATTTATACATTCCCATAATACTATCGTAAACTCTGCCTATTCCAAGAAGGAGAACGAATTCACACTTGACCGACAAGGTATCATAACATTCGGCTGGCTTGGCGACGTATGTTCTGTGTATACCTATCACGGTTTACCTCTAACAAAATAAGCACTTCTATCAACTTATACCAACGTCGATAACGCAAAATATCGCacgattttaattattatttctacGTCTATTGAacagtaaaaatatattttacttcTGTCTTTTAATCAAACGAAGCACGACTATCGAAATAATGTTTAGATAcagtttcaaaaatattttagaataagaaattagaaaatataataGCTAAAACGATTTCGGacatttttaaatacaaatctaCACTATCTATGCGGTAATCTAACATACTTTCGCTAATTGTAAGACCTTCAAATAAAAGATACGCAACTGAAAGTATAGAATTTGAATTGATCCCCAAGTCAAGAACTACTTTAcgttaatattaaaaaaatttctcGCCATTTCTTTTCACGCTCCACGTGAAACTGCCATTGGCTCAAAAAGTCACCTCGTAATCTTTCGCAATTCATTATCGTTCAAAAAGCTAGAGATTTCTCAATTAAAATGAATACCTTGCGTACTACACGTCTGCATCTCGCACAAATGCCTAACGTTTGCAGCGGGACCTTTTTCTGTATCCACAGGAATGAACGCTTCAAACACCTTACGATCCTGTGCCCCGATTTATTCGAGCTGCCCCCGCAGCAGCACCTCGACGTCGCGTCCTGGCGCGCGCTCTCATACACGTCACTATCAACTATCTTCGGCATTTCTAACGCTACCTGTTGCTTGGCGTCTCCTCCTGTAGACTGACTGCACTAGCCGATGGCTAAGAAACCCCTCATACCTTGGTGGGGATGCGTCGCCCTCGCGGGGTGACTCTGGCCCCTAATTGGTCGCATTTTTGCCGACGTCGGCTACTAGCGGCAAACAAAGATGCTAGATACGCCGTCAGCGACGATTCAAATGCTGCTCGAAGATGTTTTCATCCCACAATCCCACGAAATTCATTAGCGCCGGAGAGGGGCTATGTATCGTGTTACCGTTTCCGTTTCGCGAAGGGTACTAGATTACGCTGAGGCTCGCAGCGCATTCCACCGATCCTTGATGAATCTTGCTAGTGTGAAACTCGAATGGAATTATAATATGGATGGAAATAATTCTTGGATCGAGGCTGGAAGAATAGAGAGTGATGTTTTAGCTTTGAAATTGAATTTCGAAGGGAGGGTTTGATGATAAGTTTAAGAGGATATTTTTGCGATATCTAAccttttccttttcttcttttttttgtaaAGAAATGTGGGTAATGAAGATGTTGAAGAGAGAACGCTGAGGAAAGTGGAAGTCTATTTTTCGTGATGTTGTTCTTTTAGAAATTTTGTAAAGTAATTGAAATAAAGTATACGATCAAAGTTGCAAACCTGTCGCGCTTTCTTATCACACGCACTGGTGTCGATAGGCGTAGCATCAGCCATCTAGTGGTAGTACTCATAAAATCAATTGCTCCCCCgatttatattaatatattactTTTTTATGACACGATTTGTTAAATGAACTAtatttgtaaatattatggAGGCGTATCTTGCTCATGGTAAATGAATGACATAAACGTGTAATTATTCTACAGAAAGACGAGAGATTAGTTTCTACATTgatctaaaatacaatcaattATTATCGGCATTCAATACTTAATGATCCGATTCTTCCTTCTGGTATTATAGTGGGAACAATCATGAGCACTAAGTGGTTTTGGCAGTGTATTTCCCCCCTAGTCACAAGTGACCTGGTTTCAAGGATAAATTTGGTTACAGATGGTGTGTTTATAGGAGTCAACCTGACCAGGTGGTCCTGATTGGGCTGGTGACCCTTGGCATACCTGATTGCAGCAATAAACCAATAAATCCTGTCTTTAGGGGGGGATGCAGTCATAATACCATAAAACTGTTGATGAACTTAATAATTACACTGGCACATGTTTCACTGCCATTAACCGAATCTAACGGAGTGTCCCATTTTTATTTTCCTTCCTAGCGAGATGAATAACAGATAAAATAATGATAATCAGAACGGTTAAAAAGACAGCCAAAGATAATATCCATTGCGTTCTTCCAAACGTCATCgcgtatattttttattctccaCTTGGTTTCTACgtttttttcgattttttgtATCGCGCACGACATTATGTTTATTTAAAACGAGTGAAGTTGACTATGTTTGGGAGTTAATTGTTTGTTTATGGTATCGTATCATGCATGATATTGAATTTGTGTCGATACACATTTAATTTGATAGGTAGCGACATCTATCATATCGAATTAAGAAACTCTAACGTCGAGTAACCATGTCGGAAAGGTCAACGCACCTTGTGTATCATTCCACACACATTCGGTAACGAAACtgcaataaatttttaattaacgaaACCTCGGCCTGTCCTATCGGATGTGTGACTGATTGACAAAAAATTTCACATTGCAGTCATTAAGTTATTTACGCGCAAAAATCGGTAAGCGCTTCTCGAAATGTGCGATTGTCAGAAGGACAACATAACCTCTCTCCCTTTCCTTTTCCTATTATCCTTTATCTGTTTCTATTGGATTAATCATAATCtgatagattattatattttatgacgcATTGCATTTTCAATCGCATACAGAGTTATCAAGAAAATGAATGAAGAACTTTTTGTTATTAGTCGTGTTACGATCATGCGCTGGGATACAAACCAGGAATTTAATGCTGATTAAAATCAGGAAAGCAAATCGTGAAAAGTGGAAGGATGCCGAGTTGTGGCAGTCTGTTTAGAATTATTAGACGACGCCTTGTACTTGGTCTAATTTTTGCTTTGTCTCTTACTTACTGCACTTTCTCACTCTTCCGCAATGAGGTAAATTAAGAAACACTGATACTCAATCATAACAGTAACTATAGCAAACTCTTTTACCCGCAGCAAAAGAAAATAGCTTTGGATAATGATCTTGATACTATGATGATGAATGACAACAATGATGACCTAATCTCTGATGATGAAACATTGTCAGAACAATTAAAAGTATCTGGTAAACCACTATGGCAGACAGGTGACCAAGATGCAAATGATAATGCATTAAATATAGATGCAATGTTGAATTTaaatgacactgacacaacaACTCCTTGTCGTAACTCTGTACAGGTACATCAAGCATGCTTAAACTGTATCGGACTTTAGTACTATATCTAGAACTGACTTATTAATATCCTGCTACTTCATTAGGGCAAAGTTTTGATAGTAGATGAGCGAGGTATTGTGTGTGCCAGACACGATATACTGCCAAATGGTTGCTGTAGTCTAGAGCAAAAGGATTCAGGAAAAAATGATGAAGCAACTACAATCAAGAGAGAGAGGTATAGTTGCAAAACGTGCAATACCCAGGGATGCTGTGCAATTTACGAGTACTGTGTCTCCTGTTGTCTTCAACCTGGCAaggtaatattcaatttttcctcAATCTGACTTTTAGAATAACAATATATTAATTCCCATGTTTTATTAACAGCAAGTAAAAGGAAGAAAGGACATACTATTAGGCCTCCTCAGGGATAACCATAAGGTATATAGGAATCAAGATGCAGTGAAGAAGCGTCTTCGCAATCTGGACCGCTTTCAAGTCTGCTTGGCTGCGTGTCGTACCTCCAGTGCGAGCGTCCGCCACGAGAATACCTACAAAGATCCACATTCTAAGCACTGTTATACCCTCCAGTCGCCATACACGCATAAAAAAACTCGTCGTGATGTTAATTCACCCAATAATAATGGCGACAACTCTGTTGTCGTTGCATCTTTTTCTGTCATGCCGTTACTTACCCCTCTCTCTTCCTCCTACCCACTCATCCATTCAAATAACAATAGATTTCTAATACCATGTAAATATCAGGCCCTAATGTCACTAAACTACTACTCCCACGTACGACCACCATGAAATACAAATCAACTTTACCTTGTACAGCCTTTTTCACAGAGCCGATTGAATACCGCGTACCAAACGAAATTTGAATTTCCATATGTCGTTGTAGGAGATCTCAGCACCAGGGTATCGTTTGCGTGCTACCTCTATGACTTCATCATGGATTTTAGCTTGCACACCTTTGCTCGCCTAGTCGTTTTGATAACACATATTGCGATGAAAGTCTTGCAATCGTAGGGTCAAATAATTGATTACTTACGTCGACGTAGGTGCAGTCAGTCGACCCGTAGTGGCAAGAAATAGCTCGTCTCGTTCTGGTTGATGTGTTCACGCCAGATCCATGGATCAATAGTGGATGGAAAAACACCGTGTCTCCTGGTTGCATCTCCAGGTGCACCCATTTTGTCGACTCGGGTACATTCTACACAATGATAAGGGAAAAGATCGAATATCGTGGTCTAAAGTCAGTGGAGAATACTCAAATCCTTACCAGGATGCCATGATAGAATTTGTTGACGGTACCAGGTTTTGATCCAGGAGGATAGTCGTGTTCAAACAAGTAATCGAGCCTGTGCGAGCCAGGGGACACGTAGAGGCAACCATTCTCGCGAGTACAGGGTTCTATGGCAGTCCACGCTGCTACTATTAAGTCAGCTGGTCGGTATGGGAAATAGTATAAATCCTGGTGGGGTGGGTGCCTGAAAAAGTATTCTACTTTGAAGGTCGTTTTCAAGGTGTTTATAATACGAGTAGAATTATATTCTACATCTAATTATTTCtatcaattaaaaataaaatgagaTCTTCGTTACTTGGTGGAGCCAGAGCCTATGTCAGGTGGTTTGGCAATCAGCATATTGTGTATAGCCATTATGTTGGGACCAGTAAATACCTCCACTATGTCGAGAAGCTGCTTGTTTTCGATGTATTCGAGAAAGACCTCATCGTGACTtaaatcttgtattttattaacTGACTGTTTGTCCTGTACGTCGTACATCACAATCATTCCAGTGCGTGGAACTTTACCTGCGACGATGTCGTCGAATCTGAAAGGATGGTTGACCATGAAGACCGTCTTGCAAGTAGAATCGTGTAAATTATTGATCATGAATGAACTATTAGTTAGAGTTAGATACAGGACAATTTGGATTGGTACTGCTTGACAGTAtgattaataatttaaattctGGGTTTATGTTACCGCTGAATTATTAATGCAATGATATGTAACTTGTTTATGCATGCACTGACTGCAGATGATAAATTGTACCAATAATGTTGGAtatgaatattatttattattcgtaTACATTTAATATGCAATTGGTTCTTTAATAGtaaattttttttttcaataccTCTTGTTACACTTATCGAGCACACTTTGGGGTACTACACGAGGGATCACTATAAAGCCATTCTTTTCATAGAATACTCGCTGAATCATCGTCAAGCTCTTTACGTTCTTTGTGTAACGAAGATTAGGTATCATCTTGGCTGCTTGTCTTTTTCTGCTCACTGATGTAATCTGGAACAATCGAAATTTAAAGTATTAGTTAGCAAATCTAATATAACTTACAAAGTGCTTCGCCTGTCTGAACTCTTTGCCACTCACATAAAACTGGATACAAAATATATTGGTTTCCCCTAAAGATTTTACAGACTTTGTTACTTTTATTGTTAAGAGGTGCAGGGATTGCATTCATTGCACCCTTGGCTGGCAAAGATTTCTTCCAATGAGCCTTCGCCAGCACTTTCGAGTCAGACGTGGTAAACATGTTTGCCTGCGGTCGTACTATCTTTTTGTGGTAACTACATCCTAGATCAGGCTGAAACTACTTCGTTCGACTATGTGTAACTTCCTCTTCAGTTCGAATTCAGCCATCCTTGAGGCGTTATTTGACAAGTGAATACATTAATTCCGCCGATTTCACCACGACAAGTTTAGAATAGAGGCAAGTATTTAATTTATGTAAAGTGTGAACACAATTCTCTTATGGCCAATGATTGTCACATTTTCTCTCGTTTATATGATAATTTATGGTATAGACTATCATCTTCATACGCTTTTAAACAGTATATGAGATAGACAAGAGGAGATCTTTATCGTTTATGAATGCTATATATTCGAAATCGATTGAGAAATAGTATAACAGTGTCTATCAGACACTATCATCAATAACAGAAGCACTATGTACCCCAATCTCGATAACTTTAGAATTCCATTTATTATTTTGAACTTCTTTCCGAAATCAATCTTCCTACCAATCTATTACTAAATTTTTCCTCAAAAAGGAAACTCCACGAAATGGGTAATCCGATCAGCTTACAAAACAACTTACAATTCCGAAAATGTCATCTGTAGTGTATTGGCAAACGAGAAGGAAACTCCTTTATGGTTGCCCGAGTTGGAGCTCTCGACAGACCCAGAAAATCGAAGCACTAGGGGTAGGATATTCGATGCAACGGCTAGTCTCATTTCGATAACTTTTCCAAACCCTCCTTCCTTCGTCCATGCCGCAGGAAACCATAATGTCGCGAAAACAATTAGTTAATGGGAGATGCACCAAGTTTACGCTGCGATCGAGTTACTCTGAATAATGTCGGAGCATTTTAAACTTCCGTCGATTGAGCTAGATCAAGCTATTGTGTTGGGGCTTCCTCGAATTATTTGGTACTCGTTAAGAGTTGGAAAAGACTCTTTATCACCGTGGCTCAAATTCAATTAGTTGGATAAATAGGGATTCAGAGAATCTTGCATTGGCTTTTCTACGGAACGA encodes:
- the LOC143178389 gene encoding phytanoyl-CoA dioxygenase, peroxisomal-like isoform X2, which encodes MIPNLRYTKNVKSLTMIQRVFYEKNGFIVIPRVVPQSVLDKCNKRFDDIVAGKVPRTGMIVMYDVQDKQSVNKIQDLSHDEVFLEYIENKQLLDIVEVFTGPNIMAIHNMLIAKPPDIGSGSTKHPPHQDLYYFPYRPADLIVAAWTAIEPCTRENGCLYVSPGSHRLDYLFEHDYPPGSKPGTVNKFYHGILNVPESTKWVHLEMQPGDTVFFHPLLIHGSGVNTSTRTRRAISCHYGSTDCTYVDASKGVQAKIHDEVIEVARKRYPGAEISYNDIWKFKFRLVRGIQSAL
- the LOC143178390 gene encoding SREBP regulating gene protein — protein: MPSCGSLFRIIRRRLVLGLIFALSLTYCTFSLFRNEQKKIALDNDLDTMMMNDNNDDLISDDETLSEQLKVSGKPLWQTGDQDANDNALNIDAMLNLNDTDTTTPCRNSVQGKVLIVDERGIVCARHDILPNGCCSLEQKDSGKNDEATTIKRERYSCKTCNTQGCCAIYEYCVSCCLQPGKQVKGRKDILLGLLRDNHKVYRNQDAVKKRLRNLDRFQVCLAACRTSSASVRHENTYKDPHSKHCYTLQSPYTHKKTRRDVNSPNNNGDNSVVVASFSVMPLLTPLSSSYPLIHSNNNRFLIPCKYQALMSLNYYSHVRPP
- the LOC143178389 gene encoding phytanoyl-CoA dioxygenase, peroxisomal-like isoform X1; this encodes MQSLHLLTIKVTKSVKSLGETNIFCIQFYITSVSRKRQAAKMIPNLRYTKNVKSLTMIQRVFYEKNGFIVIPRVVPQSVLDKCNKRFDDIVAGKVPRTGMIVMYDVQDKQSVNKIQDLSHDEVFLEYIENKQLLDIVEVFTGPNIMAIHNMLIAKPPDIGSGSTKHPPHQDLYYFPYRPADLIVAAWTAIEPCTRENGCLYVSPGSHRLDYLFEHDYPPGSKPGTVNKFYHGILNVPESTKWVHLEMQPGDTVFFHPLLIHGSGVNTSTRTRRAISCHYGSTDCTYVDASKGVQAKIHDEVIEVARKRYPGAEISYNDIWKFKFRLVRGIQSAL